A stretch of the Thiomicrorhabdus indica genome encodes the following:
- the hemF gene encoding oxygen-dependent coproporphyrinogen oxidase gives MSHLENAVNVEAVKQYLLSLQDDICAQLAQEDGSKDFIVDEWEREKAEGVMQLTGGGRTRVMEGGEIIEKGGVNFSHVKGKKLPPSATANRPELAGRSFQALGVSLVIHPRNPYIPTSHANVRLFVAEKEGEEPVWWFGGGFDLTPYYPFEEDIIHWHQESKNACEPFGEDIYPKYKKWCDEYFFLKHRNETRGVGGLFYDDLNAETYGWDFEKCFAFMQSVGDHYIKAYRPIVAKRKAMEYGERQKDFQLYRRGRYAEFNLAFDRGTIFGLQTGGRTESILMSMPPEVTWKYGYQPEPGTEEAKIYDYLAPKEWV, from the coding sequence ATGAGCCACTTAGAAAACGCGGTAAACGTTGAAGCAGTCAAACAGTATTTATTGTCTTTGCAAGATGACATTTGTGCCCAATTAGCACAGGAAGATGGTTCAAAAGACTTTATTGTCGATGAGTGGGAGCGTGAAAAAGCTGAAGGTGTCATGCAGTTGACTGGTGGTGGTCGAACGCGAGTCATGGAAGGTGGCGAGATTATTGAAAAAGGTGGCGTGAACTTTTCCCATGTAAAAGGTAAAAAACTGCCGCCATCAGCAACTGCTAACCGTCCAGAATTAGCCGGCCGGTCATTTCAGGCGCTAGGTGTGTCCTTAGTGATTCATCCACGCAACCCTTATATTCCAACCTCGCATGCCAATGTTCGTCTATTTGTTGCTGAAAAAGAAGGTGAAGAACCGGTTTGGTGGTTTGGTGGCGGTTTCGATTTAACGCCTTATTATCCATTTGAAGAAGACATTATTCACTGGCATCAAGAGTCTAAAAATGCTTGTGAGCCGTTTGGTGAAGACATTTATCCAAAGTATAAAAAATGGTGCGATGAGTACTTTTTCTTAAAACACCGCAATGAAACACGTGGGGTTGGCGGACTGTTTTATGATGACTTAAACGCAGAAACTTATGGTTGGGATTTTGAAAAGTGCTTTGCGTTTATGCAATCGGTCGGGGATCACTACATTAAAGCATACCGCCCCATTGTTGCTAAACGAAAAGCGATGGAATATGGTGAGCGCCAGAAAGATTTCCAATTGTATCGCCGTGGACGTTATGCAGAGTTTAACTTAGCGTTTGACCGTGGCACTATTTTTGGCCTACAAACCGGTGGTCGAACAGAATCTATCTTGATGTCGATGCCGCCAGAAGTGACTTGGAAATATGGTTATCAGCCTGAACCAGGCACGGAAGAGGCAAAAATCTACGATTATCTGGCGCCAAAAGAGTGGGTATAG
- a CDS encoding M48 family metallopeptidase, with protein sequence MKRLIKITLLSLSVLSLNACVSQSTKSGDVGIERKQLLLVSEQEMMQGGAQAYAGVLNEAKQNKQLNTDPVLTKRVRAIADRLIPQTAIFRPDAPKWNWEVNVLKSDELNAWCMPGGKIAFYTGIIEKLQLTDAEIAAIMGHEMAHALREHSRERASNQMVQNLGLVALGALAGVEEKYLGAAALAMQVTLTLPNSRTHEVEADRMGVELAARAGYDPYAAVTLWEKMQKQSGGGQPMEFLSTHPAHENRIKDLNVYAKRVYPLYLQTKK encoded by the coding sequence ATGAAACGTTTGATTAAAATCACCCTGTTAAGCCTGAGTGTTTTGAGTTTAAATGCGTGTGTCAGCCAATCCACAAAAAGTGGCGATGTCGGGATTGAGCGCAAACAGCTGTTATTGGTTTCAGAACAAGAAATGATGCAAGGGGGCGCTCAAGCGTATGCAGGCGTTTTAAATGAAGCCAAGCAAAATAAACAGCTGAACACCGATCCAGTATTAACCAAACGTGTTAGGGCAATTGCTGATCGATTAATTCCTCAAACAGCCATATTTCGGCCGGATGCACCCAAATGGAACTGGGAAGTGAATGTGTTGAAGTCTGATGAACTCAACGCTTGGTGTATGCCAGGCGGCAAGATTGCTTTTTACACCGGAATTATTGAAAAACTTCAACTCACCGATGCTGAAATTGCCGCAATCATGGGCCATGAAATGGCGCATGCATTACGAGAACACTCGCGCGAACGCGCATCAAATCAAATGGTTCAAAACCTAGGTTTGGTAGCGCTCGGCGCACTTGCAGGAGTGGAAGAAAAGTATTTAGGAGCCGCAGCGCTTGCCATGCAAGTCACCTTAACACTTCCAAATAGTCGAACGCATGAAGTAGAAGCGGATCGAATGGGTGTCGAACTCGCTGCTCGTGCCGGATATGATCCTTATGCAGCGGTGACGCTCTGGGAAAAAATGCAAAAACAAAGCGGTGGCGGACAACCCATGGAGTTTTTAAGCACTCACCCAGCGCATGAGAACCGAATTAAAGACTTAAATGTCTATGCTAAACGTGTCTATCCACTTTATTTACAAACAAAAAAATAA
- a CDS encoding RNA-binding S4 domain-containing protein, whose product MGEKSELTKLRVDKWLWAARFFKTRGVALDAIKGGKIELNGHKPKPSKTLMVGDKLKITQVHRQVEVTVLVISDKRGSAEMAQALYQLDSEVLNQRKPSPDMALVGYREKGAGRPTKRDRRKIEKWTS is encoded by the coding sequence TTGGGAGAAAAATCAGAATTAACAAAGCTGAGAGTCGATAAGTGGCTTTGGGCGGCTAGGTTTTTTAAGACGCGTGGGGTGGCGTTGGATGCCATTAAAGGTGGCAAAATCGAACTCAACGGTCATAAACCAAAGCCCAGCAAAACCTTGATGGTTGGCGATAAACTGAAAATTACGCAAGTGCATCGTCAAGTCGAAGTGACGGTTTTGGTGATTTCTGACAAACGCGGTTCGGCTGAAATGGCACAAGCCTTATATCAACTCGATTCTGAAGTATTAAATCAGCGCAAACCCTCGCCAGATATGGCATTGGTTGGCTATCGTGAAAAAGGTGCTGGCAGGCCAACCAAACGCGACCGCCGAAAAATCGAGAAATGGACGTCTTAA
- a CDS encoding DUF4402 domain-containing protein: MKFISKQKLAIALVAGIGLTTSAQANTPINAQASVTVNGAITLVKAADMNFGEIIANDDNTNGGTATLALSPLEGAANPLTATNDGLSTITVIGGTPAPAKFTITGAGANASVIVTTDLGTGLTSLTNGANPAAAALTIGSPTIYDVTNASFRTFTAGDSDALTTDGNGDLEFNMGATITLPAAIDGAVPDGTYNGTFTVVANYQ; encoded by the coding sequence ATGAAATTTATCTCAAAACAAAAACTTGCTATTGCATTGGTTGCAGGTATTGGTTTAACCACATCAGCCCAAGCAAATACGCCTATCAATGCTCAAGCCTCAGTGACTGTCAATGGTGCAATTACTTTGGTAAAGGCTGCGGATATGAATTTCGGAGAAATTATTGCCAACGATGATAATACAAATGGTGGTACAGCGACCCTTGCTTTGTCTCCTTTAGAAGGTGCTGCTAACCCATTAACCGCAACGAATGATGGGTTATCGACTATTACAGTTATTGGTGGGACACCGGCCCCTGCCAAGTTCACCATTACTGGTGCGGGCGCTAATGCATCGGTTATTGTCACCACAGATTTAGGGACTGGCTTGACCTCTTTAACAAATGGAGCTAATCCAGCAGCGGCTGCATTAACAATTGGTTCACCAACGATTTATGATGTAACGAATGCCTCATTTAGAACTTTTACCGCAGGTGATTCTGATGCCCTGACGACTGATGGTAACGGTGATTTAGAATTCAATATGGGTGCAACGATTACTTTACCTGCTGCAATTGATGGTGCTGTTCCAGATGGAACTTACAATGGCACATTTACCGTTGTAGCGAATTATCAGTAA
- a CDS encoding SPOR domain-containing protein produces MNIIFKKRFAYQSLFSKIHFVFLMLPLSVSFANQETASSLFYDPVSGKYVTQEQLTQSTDRELIFSVRLDDGLILGDLEALDKQNQIWVDIEQVIALLDFPIEINAVITESKLQTLEADGWFISPDKLFSIESVSPGEYQVVSDAFNDQFSENDWLIEQQKLYFPLSQVFAWFQIESDADSRQLTLTLTPKQRLPIQNRLRRANRQGSTSVVNLEPKLPRADEPYRLFGPVFTDIQLSGNHDRDDNYQTKLSVLGAGDLAYMTGRYFLGTQYNSFDSNNGDIDFRLTLERNSLEPDLLGVFKATQVEFGDIIPTTINNLSGVNEVGARISNQPFGRITNSQTTNIIGYQQPGWEVELYRNGIFLGSTQVKDNGQYEFLDQQLFVGKNEFRLVFYGPQGQREEKTELFNLDAAALVGGKLIYDVSISQQNKTFQDVLFEDENSYDANHARFNSHFEKGIGAAASVTFDIASYVFEEDQKRHDFVQPGIRLFWQNTLINAQVLKDLSQGQLSSLNLSRPLYAGSAHNLTYAFRSASKDFQRTFNETYRLKQSHQLSLNGPIFGNARYAFSYQRQTSHFEQTIDQLQLGLGGKLGRVSLVNNLKYNRQKNRLEESLSEQVSGFFQASTTIEQIFMRMGLDYQLDPEAEIDYGYLAFQKYLSDGLTVDLNLTRDFNEQFNTAKLAFSWLNKHAISSLSLGLDEEGYQRVDFSLRFGLGHDPISNSLFTTSERMSTKGAASAIVFEDKNNNQKLDQGETLIENAVLSSPQTRRKDVTNDQGQAFIHGLSSNVVTDIEVEKESLEDPFWIPSNKGISFLPRPGLVKTLLIPVVTAGEIEGTVTVAKKLFENAAELSQVPLTLTNLKTTEKLTTKSSFDGFFLFSMVPPGDYHLAVEGDFLKKNNLKTRSAIPVSIGSDGTLLLGANFELFPADKYAYTDDSKSLEHSYAIDLGTFISEKNAKLVLNLLRGFFPELLSKHFNQTPYEVLLTQSAESQYQLVLGPFLDLNQPKYLCGALNRENLHCKIQKNAIQQIELESLEVSNTIDMTEEIVEINLNEAPQQKSHLDGLIDEARAHPNLETASNDQFTIQLVSLSDQSSALQFIDKFELSKASIEEKVVGQQKRFAVVYGLYPDREAAKDVALDLEKVTGSKAWVRPKKL; encoded by the coding sequence ATGAATATCATTTTTAAAAAACGTTTCGCATATCAATCGCTTTTTTCAAAAATCCATTTTGTATTTTTGATGTTGCCATTGTCAGTCTCTTTTGCAAATCAGGAAACAGCCTCTTCTTTATTTTATGATCCTGTTTCAGGTAAATATGTCACTCAAGAGCAATTAACACAATCGACTGATCGAGAACTGATTTTTTCAGTTCGTTTGGATGACGGCTTGATTTTAGGTGACTTAGAGGCTTTAGATAAACAAAATCAAATTTGGGTAGACATTGAACAAGTTATTGCATTGCTTGATTTTCCGATTGAAATTAATGCTGTTATTACCGAGAGTAAACTGCAAACGCTTGAGGCAGATGGATGGTTTATTTCACCAGACAAGTTGTTTTCCATAGAGTCTGTTTCTCCAGGTGAATATCAAGTTGTCAGCGATGCATTTAATGATCAATTTTCAGAGAATGACTGGTTAATTGAGCAACAAAAACTCTATTTTCCACTGAGTCAAGTGTTTGCTTGGTTTCAAATTGAATCCGATGCAGATAGCCGCCAATTAACTTTAACCTTAACACCCAAACAGCGTTTACCCATCCAAAATCGTCTTAGGCGTGCAAATCGTCAAGGTTCCACATCGGTAGTGAATTTAGAACCTAAACTCCCTAGAGCGGATGAACCTTACCGGCTATTTGGACCTGTTTTTACCGATATACAGCTTTCTGGCAATCATGATAGGGACGACAATTATCAGACCAAATTGTCAGTTTTGGGTGCGGGTGATTTAGCTTATATGACCGGCCGGTATTTTTTAGGGACTCAATATAATTCGTTTGATTCAAATAATGGTGATATTGATTTCCGTCTGACGCTAGAGCGCAATTCATTGGAACCTGATTTGTTAGGTGTGTTTAAGGCAACACAAGTAGAGTTTGGTGACATCATTCCAACAACGATTAATAATCTTTCTGGAGTGAATGAAGTTGGGGCGAGAATCTCTAATCAACCATTTGGTCGAATTACCAACTCCCAAACGACCAATATTATTGGTTATCAACAACCAGGATGGGAAGTTGAGCTATACCGAAATGGCATTTTTCTTGGTTCAACTCAAGTCAAAGATAATGGGCAGTATGAATTTCTAGATCAGCAATTGTTTGTTGGGAAGAATGAGTTCAGGTTAGTTTTTTATGGACCCCAAGGTCAACGTGAAGAAAAAACGGAGCTTTTTAATTTAGATGCCGCTGCATTGGTGGGCGGAAAGCTGATTTATGATGTTTCTATTAGCCAGCAAAATAAAACGTTTCAAGATGTGTTGTTCGAAGATGAAAATAGTTATGATGCAAATCATGCTCGTTTTAACTCTCATTTTGAAAAAGGCATTGGTGCGGCGGCATCGGTAACCTTTGATATTGCGAGTTATGTTTTTGAAGAAGACCAAAAACGACACGATTTTGTCCAACCTGGTATACGACTATTTTGGCAAAACACCTTAATCAACGCTCAAGTCCTCAAAGATTTAAGCCAAGGACAATTGAGTTCATTGAATTTATCTCGACCTTTATATGCAGGGTCAGCACATAATCTAACTTATGCTTTTCGTTCTGCGTCTAAAGATTTTCAACGAACATTTAATGAAACCTATCGTTTGAAGCAAAGTCATCAGCTTAGCTTAAATGGGCCAATATTCGGTAATGCACGCTATGCATTTTCTTATCAAAGACAAACCAGTCATTTTGAGCAAACGATTGATCAATTACAACTCGGTTTAGGCGGTAAGCTTGGTCGTGTCAGCTTAGTGAATAACTTGAAATATAACCGCCAGAAGAATCGACTTGAAGAGAGTCTTTCAGAGCAGGTTTCAGGATTTTTTCAAGCCTCAACGACTATTGAACAGATATTTATGCGAATGGGGTTAGATTATCAGTTGGATCCAGAGGCAGAAATTGACTATGGTTATCTCGCTTTTCAGAAATATTTGAGTGATGGTTTAACGGTGGATTTAAACTTAACACGAGACTTTAATGAACAATTCAATACGGCTAAATTAGCGTTTAGTTGGTTAAACAAACATGCTATCTCTAGTCTAAGTTTAGGCTTGGATGAAGAAGGTTATCAAAGAGTTGATTTTAGTTTACGTTTTGGTCTTGGTCATGACCCTATCTCGAATTCACTTTTTACAACATCTGAGCGAATGTCAACCAAGGGTGCAGCTTCAGCAATTGTCTTTGAAGATAAAAATAATAATCAGAAATTGGATCAAGGCGAAACTTTAATTGAAAATGCTGTATTGTCTAGTCCGCAAACTCGCCGTAAAGATGTGACTAATGATCAAGGGCAGGCCTTTATTCATGGTTTATCATCGAATGTGGTGACAGATATTGAAGTTGAGAAAGAATCTTTAGAAGATCCTTTTTGGATTCCTTCGAATAAAGGGATATCCTTTTTACCAAGACCCGGATTAGTTAAAACCCTGTTAATTCCAGTTGTAACAGCTGGTGAAATTGAAGGAACTGTCACGGTTGCCAAAAAATTATTTGAAAATGCTGCTGAATTGAGTCAAGTCCCATTAACGCTGACCAATTTGAAAACAACAGAAAAACTGACAACCAAATCTTCTTTTGATGGTTTTTTCCTATTTTCTATGGTTCCACCGGGTGATTATCATTTAGCGGTTGAAGGCGATTTTTTAAAGAAAAATAACCTGAAAACACGCAGCGCAATTCCTGTCTCAATTGGAAGTGATGGAACATTATTATTGGGGGCGAATTTTGAATTATTCCCTGCGGATAAATATGCGTATACGGATGATTCGAAGAGTTTAGAGCACAGCTATGCAATTGACTTAGGAACCTTTATCAGTGAAAAAAATGCTAAGTTGGTTTTGAACCTATTGCGAGGCTTTTTCCCTGAACTTCTATCTAAACACTTTAACCAAACTCCTTATGAAGTTTTACTGACTCAATCAGCTGAAAGCCAATATCAACTAGTCTTAGGACCATTTTTGGATTTAAACCAACCAAAATATTTGTGTGGCGCGCTAAATAGGGAAAACTTGCATTGTAAAATTCAAAAAAATGCGATTCAGCAAATCGAACTGGAGTCACTGGAAGTCAGTAATACGATTGATATGACAGAAGAAATCGTAGAGATTAATTTGAATGAAGCTCCACAGCAAAAGAGTCATTTAGATGGGCTTATTGATGAAGCAAGGGCTCATCCTAATTTAGAAACAGCTAGTAATGATCAATTTACAATACAGTTGGTTAGCTTGTCAGATCAAAGTTCTGCGCTTCAGTTCATCGATAAATTTGAGTTATCTAAAGCAAGTATTGAAGAAAAAGTAGTGGGTCAACAAAAACGTTTTGCGGTGGTATATGGCCTTTATCCTGATCGAGAAGCGGCTAAAGATGTAGCACTTGATCTGGAAAAGGTCACAGGAAGTAAAGCTTGGGTGCGCCCCAAAAAACTTTAA
- a CDS encoding Na+/H+ antiporter subunit E has product MKTLLPHPILSLVLWLLWLLLNNTFAPGHMLLGAVLAIILPFITRSFWPENIRIQHPLKLLKFILIVLWDILIANIQVARLILGKNDSLKSTFIEIPLEIEQPISISLLANTISLTPGTVSCDVSEDKKTLIVHALHSPNPEETISEIKQRYEQPLKKVFESC; this is encoded by the coding sequence ATGAAAACACTCCTCCCACACCCCATTTTAAGTCTTGTTTTGTGGCTACTTTGGTTGCTGCTGAATAACACTTTCGCGCCAGGACATATGTTGCTAGGTGCTGTTTTAGCGATTATTCTGCCATTCATCACTCGAAGCTTTTGGCCAGAAAATATCCGTATTCAACATCCATTGAAACTATTGAAATTCATCCTGATTGTGCTGTGGGATATTCTGATTGCCAACATTCAAGTAGCGCGTCTAATTCTTGGAAAAAATGACTCCTTGAAATCGACTTTTATTGAAATTCCTTTGGAAATAGAACAACCTATCAGCATTAGTTTGCTTGCCAATACGATTTCCTTGACACCTGGAACGGTGAGCTGTGATGTGAGTGAGGACAAAAAAACCTTAATCGTGCATGCGCTACATAGCCCAAACCCAGAAGAGACCATTTCTGAAATTAAACAGCGCTACGAGCAACCGTTAAAAAAGGTGTTTGAATCATGTTAG
- a CDS encoding K+/H+ antiporter subunit F has translation MLEVSLQIAMVLVTIAMLLSFYRLLKGPSRLDRILALDTLYINSIAILVLAGLVFSSPLYFEAALLIAVMGFVGTVALSKYLLRGDIME, from the coding sequence ATGTTAGAAGTGAGTTTACAAATCGCTATGGTGCTAGTCACCATCGCCATGCTATTGAGCTTTTACCGCCTGCTGAAAGGTCCAAGCAGACTCGACAGAATACTGGCTCTCGACACGCTTTATATCAACAGTATTGCCATCCTAGTGCTTGCTGGACTGGTTTTTTCAAGCCCGCTGTATTTTGAAGCCGCACTATTAATTGCGGTGATGGGGTTTGTAGGAACCGTCGCCTTGAGCAAATACCTGCTTCGCGGCGACATTATGGAATAA
- a CDS encoding homoserine kinase: MSVYTVVDANDLNEFLQNYDVGTLASFEGISAGIENTNYFVNTEHNGIQKQFVLTIFEHHSFDELPYFLNIMAFMAEHQIPTAHPVATRSNDYLQPLKSKPAALVARLTGSGVETPSVTQCTVMGESLAKFHLAGADFSEHRANDRDLSWMKNTFELIASHLPEDEQILIQEELNFQSQVDWKHLPAGVIHADLFCDNALFDGDELSGIIDLYYACNSVFLYDLAVMVNDWCRAQTENVDQISFDANKVETMLQAYQLIRPLTSEEQAAWPAALRLAALRFFLSRLKDKHIPREGEMTQIKDPNVFKTILKIHQLH, encoded by the coding sequence ATGTCTGTCTACACCGTCGTCGATGCAAATGATCTGAACGAGTTTTTGCAAAATTATGATGTGGGAACTTTAGCCTCTTTTGAAGGCATTAGCGCGGGAATCGAAAACACTAACTATTTTGTGAATACCGAACACAATGGTATTCAAAAGCAGTTTGTTTTAACGATTTTCGAGCATCATAGTTTTGATGAGTTGCCTTATTTTTTAAATATCATGGCATTTATGGCGGAGCATCAAATTCCAACCGCTCATCCTGTTGCGACTAGATCCAATGACTATCTTCAGCCTTTGAAAAGCAAACCAGCAGCTCTAGTGGCACGTTTAACCGGCTCAGGTGTGGAAACACCATCGGTAACACAGTGTACTGTGATGGGTGAAAGTCTTGCGAAGTTTCATTTGGCCGGTGCTGATTTTAGTGAACATCGAGCCAATGATCGTGATTTGTCTTGGATGAAAAACACGTTTGAGTTGATTGCGAGTCATCTTCCTGAAGATGAACAAATTTTGATTCAAGAAGAGCTTAATTTTCAGTCTCAAGTTGATTGGAAACATTTACCGGCCGGTGTGATTCATGCAGACCTGTTCTGTGACAATGCGCTATTTGATGGTGATGAATTATCTGGAATCATTGACTTATATTACGCCTGCAATTCAGTCTTCTTATATGACTTAGCGGTGATGGTGAATGATTGGTGTCGTGCACAAACTGAAAACGTGGATCAGATTTCTTTTGATGCTAATAAAGTCGAGACGATGTTGCAGGCTTATCAGCTCATTCGCCCGTTAACTTCAGAAGAACAAGCTGCTTGGCCAGCGGCATTGCGCTTAGCGGCTTTACGCTTTTTCTTATCGCGATTAAAAGACAAACATATTCCTCGCGAAGGTGAAATGACACAAATAAAAGATCCGAATGTTTTTAAAACCATTCTTAAAATACATCAACTGCATTGA
- a CDS encoding Na+/H+ antiporter subunit G, translated as MSITLEILLSVLILIGAVFTLIGSIGLAKLPDFYTRLHGPTKASTLGVGAILIASAIYFSFTETLSLHELLVTLFLFITAPIGAHLMAKAAIHLSKKSRL; from the coding sequence ATGAGTATCACGCTAGAAATCTTATTAAGTGTACTGATTTTAATTGGGGCGGTTTTTACACTAATCGGTTCCATTGGACTGGCCAAACTACCCGACTTCTATACCCGACTTCACGGCCCTACCAAAGCCAGCACCTTGGGTGTTGGAGCCATTCTAATTGCTTCAGCGATTTACTTTAGCTTCACTGAAACATTAAGCCTGCATGAATTACTGGTCACACTGTTTTTATTTATCACCGCACCCATTGGTGCACACCTGATGGCGAAAGCAGCGATTCATCTCTCTAAAAAATCACGGCTTTAA
- a CDS encoding L-threonylcarbamoyladenylate synthase yields MSKEQPSSIENAVQQLRLGNIIGYPTEAVYGLGCDPFNEQAFEKLLHVKHRPVEKGVILAAASIEQIEDLVCICGESWEQQVRDSWPGPVTWVLPVRQSMPKWVTGGRETLAVRVSSHPTVKALCEAFNGPIVSTSANPSGKEPARSYAEVKNYFGNRFDCIDAPLGELSEPTQIWDAQTRKRLR; encoded by the coding sequence ATGAGTAAGGAGCAGCCTAGTTCAATTGAAAATGCGGTTCAACAACTTCGCTTAGGGAATATTATTGGATACCCAACCGAAGCGGTTTATGGTTTAGGTTGTGACCCTTTCAATGAACAAGCGTTTGAGAAATTGCTTCACGTGAAACACCGGCCGGTCGAAAAAGGGGTGATTTTAGCGGCTGCTTCAATTGAACAAATCGAAGACTTGGTTTGTATATGTGGTGAATCGTGGGAACAACAAGTTAGAGATTCTTGGCCAGGTCCGGTGACTTGGGTATTACCTGTGAGACAATCGATGCCAAAATGGGTTACAGGAGGACGTGAGACCTTAGCGGTTCGTGTTTCGAGTCATCCAACTGTAAAGGCGTTATGCGAAGCCTTTAATGGACCAATTGTTTCGACCAGTGCTAACCCAAGTGGTAAAGAACCAGCGCGCAGTTATGCTGAGGTTAAAAACTATTTCGGTAATCGTTTTGATTGCATTGATGCGCCTTTAGGAGAATTATCCGAACCGACCCAGATTTGGGATGCGCAAACCAGAAAGCGTTTGCGCTAG
- a CDS encoding DUF4197 domain-containing protein: MQKLVLMSLITTLTFSSHAYANWWEKGLEVLKESTTQTDSSSPVAANSSVFGNTDIESAFREALSIGSKTVIDSIGVENGFNLNPKIHIPLPSSLKTIQSGLTKFGMGAYADELELTLNHAAEEALPETKAIFLEAIKSMSFEDVQQLYKGSDNSATEYLKKTTTPALKEKIAPIIDNKLKSVGAVSAYEALTQSYRQQYPFLPDVKANLQSHVMDKTLEGMFYYLGQEESKIRQEPLKYGSDLLKKVFSK; this comes from the coding sequence ATGCAAAAACTGGTTTTAATGAGTCTCATAACAACTTTGACTTTCAGCTCACACGCCTATGCCAACTGGTGGGAAAAAGGCTTAGAGGTGTTGAAAGAATCCACTACTCAAACTGACTCTTCATCACCTGTCGCTGCAAACAGCTCTGTTTTTGGAAATACCGATATCGAAAGTGCTTTCAGAGAAGCCTTATCGATTGGCTCTAAAACAGTCATTGATTCAATTGGTGTTGAAAACGGGTTTAACCTAAACCCAAAAATTCATATTCCTTTACCGAGTTCATTGAAAACCATTCAATCTGGACTGACAAAATTTGGCATGGGTGCCTATGCAGATGAATTGGAACTAACCTTAAACCATGCAGCTGAAGAAGCTTTGCCCGAAACCAAAGCGATTTTTTTAGAAGCCATTAAGAGCATGAGCTTTGAAGATGTTCAACAGCTTTATAAAGGCTCTGATAATTCTGCGACAGAATATCTTAAAAAAACCACCACTCCCGCATTGAAAGAAAAGATAGCACCCATTATCGACAACAAATTAAAGAGCGTAGGAGCCGTCAGTGCTTACGAAGCTCTAACCCAGAGTTATCGACAACAATACCCTTTTTTACCAGACGTTAAAGCAAACTTACAATCGCATGTAATGGATAAAACACTTGAAGGAATGTTTTATTACTTGGGTCAAGAAGAAAGTAAAATACGTCAAGAACCTTTAAAGTACGGTAGCGACCTACTCAAAAAAGTCTTTTCAAAATAA
- a CDS encoding molecular chaperone — translation MISPKRVIFEDRERSAYVNLINSSNVTKTYRLGLVDIVQTEKGGIITKPTAADLKQLHSAKDMLRYSPRQVRLAPGEVQKIRIAARRPANLPAGEYRTHLMFTELPDPQAVQMQDSAQIKLHMLMSFTIPVFVRSGAYNSEVSLSQLKIVNEGGKQKVVFDIQRLGDYGVNGKATLYWQPNLETQPTKIAELNNIAVYRETKIRRSVGFSLENTKPLKKGIYKVVYTGDAALNHRNLGSAEFVY, via the coding sequence ATGATAAGCCCAAAACGGGTGATATTTGAAGACCGTGAGAGATCAGCCTACGTTAATTTAATCAATTCTTCGAATGTAACCAAAACCTATCGTTTAGGGTTAGTGGATATTGTGCAAACAGAGAAAGGCGGCATTATTACTAAACCAACCGCTGCGGATTTAAAGCAGCTTCATTCAGCAAAAGATATGTTGCGTTATAGTCCAAGACAAGTTCGGTTAGCGCCGGGAGAGGTACAAAAAATTCGAATTGCTGCGAGAAGGCCTGCAAACTTACCGGCCGGTGAATATCGAACTCATTTGATGTTTACTGAATTGCCGGATCCACAAGCGGTACAAATGCAGGATTCTGCTCAAATCAAATTGCATATGTTGATGTCATTCACCATTCCAGTTTTTGTAAGAAGTGGTGCTTATAATTCAGAAGTCTCATTAAGTCAGTTGAAAATCGTTAATGAAGGAGGCAAACAAAAAGTTGTGTTTGATATTCAACGACTAGGCGATTATGGTGTGAATGGCAAAGCCACACTGTATTGGCAGCCTAACTTAGAAACGCAACCAACTAAAATTGCAGAATTAAACAATATTGCCGTTTACCGTGAAACAAAGATTCGTCGATCAGTAGGATTTTCTTTAGAAAACACGAAACCTTTAAAAAAAGGTATCTATAAAGTTGTGTATACCGGAGACGCCGCCCTTAATCATAGAAATCTGGGTTCTGCGGAATTTGTTTATTAG